The Juglans regia cultivar Chandler chromosome 2, Walnut 2.0, whole genome shotgun sequence genome includes a window with the following:
- the LOC108997892 gene encoding uncharacterized mitochondrial protein AtMg00860-like encodes MPFGLCNAPSTFQASMNTILKPLLRRFVLIFFDDILVYFKTIEEHKKHSRVVMKILEEHHFFIKASKCAFMEKELEYLGHFISGEGVKVDQRKIEAMVDWPLPKDVSAFRGFWGLVGYYRQFAKNYGLIAKPLTSLLKKDNFEWTQEAREAFEELKRAMTVTTMLALPNFEKPFEVYTDASGEGIRAVLV; translated from the coding sequence ATGCCGTTTGGGTTGTGCAATGCCCCTTCCACTTTCCAAGCCTCCATGAACACTATTCTCAAGCCACTTTTGAGGAGGTTTGTCTTgattttctttgatgacatctTGGTTTATTTCAAGACCATTGAAGAACACAAGAAGCATTCGAGGGTTGTGATGAAGATCTTGGAGGAAcatcattttttcataaagGCTTCCAAATGTGCCTTTATGGAAAAAGAGCTTGAGTATCTTGGTCACTTTATCTCGGGAGAGGGGGTAAAGGTGGATCAAAGGAAGATTGAGGCCATGGTGGATTGGCCATTGCCCAAGGATGTTTCGGCCTTTAGAGGATTTTGGGGGCTAGTCGGCTACTATAGGCAGTTTGCGAAGAATTATGGGCTTATTGCTAAGCCACTCACCTCTTTGTTGAAGAAAGATAACTTTGAGTGGACACAAGAGGCAAGGGAAgcttttgaagaattgaagaggGCCATGACCGTGACAACCATGCTAGCATTGCCAAACTTTGAGAAACCGTTTGAAGTGTATACGGATGCAAGTGGAGAGGGAATAAGGGCTGTTTTAGTGTAA